In the Drosophila biarmipes strain raj3 chromosome X, RU_DBia_V1.1, whole genome shotgun sequence genome, one interval contains:
- the LOC108024170 gene encoding neuronal acetylcholine receptor subunit alpha-7 isoform X5, which translates to MEKQSRSRLDNPFCSSQETNMSFPQPHTLPEAPANGGKMLVYGLGLLIMIPACTAGPHEKRLLHALLDNYNSLERPVVNESDPLQLSFGLTLMQIIDVDEKNQLLITNIWLKLEWNDMNLRWNSSEFGGVRDLRIPPHRLWKPDVLMYNSADEGFDGTYATNVVVRNNGSCLYVPPGIFKSTCKIDITWFPFDDQRCEMKFGSWTYDGFQLDLQLQDEAGGDISSFITNGEWDLLGVPGKRNEIYYNCCPEPYIDITFAILIRRKTLYYFFNLIVPCVLIASMALLGFTLPPDSGEKLSLGVTILLSLTVFLNMVAETMPATSDAVPLLDKSNIPLLVTLHIAHAKTRTGWLRMSAAALIIGFI; encoded by the exons ATGGAGAAGCAATCACGTAGTCGGTTGGACAATCCATTCTGCTCCAGTCAGGAAACAAACATGAGCTTCCCACagccgcacacattgccgGAAGCCCCAGCTAACGGTGGTAAGATGCTGGTTTATGGCCTAGGACTTCTTATTATGATACCAG CTTGTACGGCTGGACCCCATGAAAAACGGTTGTTGCACGCCCTTCTGGACAACTACAACAGTTTAGAACGTCCGGTGGTCAACGAATCCGATCCATTGCAACTGAGCTTCGGACTAACACTCATGCAGATTATAGATGTG GACGAAAAAAATCAACTActaattacaaatatttggCTCAAATTG GAATGGAATGACATGAATCTTCGATGGAATTCCAGTGAATTTGGCGGTGTTCGTGATCTTCGAATTCCACCACATCGCTTATGGAAACCGGATGTTTTAATGTACAATAG TGCGGATGAGGGGTTTGATGGAACATATGCCACAAATGTAGTGGTGCGCAACAATGGAAGCTGTCTGTACGTACCTCCAGGGATATTCAAATCTACATGTAAGATCGATATTACGTGGTTTCCATTTGACGATCAAAGATGTGAGATGAAGTTTGGTTCATGGACCTACGATGGTTTTCAG TTGGACTTGCAATTACAAGACGAAGCAGGAGGAGATATTTCTAGCTTTATAACAAATGGCGAATGGGACTTGTTAG GTGTGCCCGGTAAACGAAATGAAATCTACTATAATTGCTGCCCAGAACCTTATATTGACATAACATTCGCCATTTTGATAAGACGCAAAACATTGTACTATTTTTTCAATCTGATTGTGCCGTGCGTACTGATTGCCTCAATGGCACTGCTAGGGTTTACACTGCCACCAGATTCTGGTGAAAAGCTTTCGCTTG GAGtcacaattttattatcgctTACAGTCTTCCTAAACATGGTAGCGGAAACAATGCCGGCGACCTCTGATGCGGTGCCGCTGCTCG ataAGAGTAATATTCCTTTATTGGTTACCTTGCATATTGCGCATGCAAAGACCCGGACAGGTTGGCTACGAATGTCCGCCGCCGCCCTCATCATCGGGTTCATCTAA
- the LOC108024170 gene encoding neuronal acetylcholine receptor subunit alpha-7 isoform X7 produces MEKQSRSRLDNPFCSSQETNMSFPQPHTLPEAPANGGKMLVYGLGLLIMIPACTAGPHEKRLLHALLDNYNSLERPVVNESDPLQLSFGLTLMQIIDVDEKNQLLITNIWLKLEWNDMNLRWNSSEFGGVRDLRIPPHRLWKPDVLMYNSADEGFDGTYATNVVVRNNGSCLYVPPGIFKSTCKIDITWFPFDDQRCEMKFGSWTYDGFQLDLQLQDEAGGDISSFITNGEWDLLGVPGKRNEIYYNCCPEPYIDITFAILIRRKTLYYFFNLIVPCVLIASMALLGFTLPPDSGEKLSLGVTILLSLTVFLNMVAETMPATSDAVPLLGK; encoded by the exons ATGGAGAAGCAATCACGTAGTCGGTTGGACAATCCATTCTGCTCCAGTCAGGAAACAAACATGAGCTTCCCACagccgcacacattgccgGAAGCCCCAGCTAACGGTGGTAAGATGCTGGTTTATGGCCTAGGACTTCTTATTATGATACCAG CTTGTACGGCTGGACCCCATGAAAAACGGTTGTTGCACGCCCTTCTGGACAACTACAACAGTTTAGAACGTCCGGTGGTCAACGAATCCGATCCATTGCAACTGAGCTTCGGACTAACACTCATGCAGATTATAGATGTG GACGAAAAAAATCAACTActaattacaaatatttggCTCAAATTG GAATGGAATGACATGAATCTTCGATGGAATTCCAGTGAATTTGGCGGTGTTCGTGATCTTCGAATTCCACCACATCGCTTATGGAAACCGGATGTTTTAATGTACAATAG TGCGGATGAGGGGTTTGATGGAACATATGCCACAAATGTAGTGGTGCGCAACAATGGAAGCTGTCTGTACGTACCTCCAGGGATATTCAAATCTACATGTAAGATCGATATTACGTGGTTTCCATTTGACGATCAAAGATGTGAGATGAAGTTTGGTTCATGGACCTACGATGGTTTTCAG TTGGACTTGCAATTACAAGACGAAGCAGGAGGAGATATTTCTAGCTTTATAACAAATGGCGAATGGGACTTGTTAG GTGTGCCCGGTAAACGAAATGAAATCTACTATAATTGCTGCCCAGAACCTTATATTGACATAACATTCGCCATTTTGATAAGACGCAAAACATTGTACTATTTTTTCAATCTGATTGTGCCGTGCGTACTGATTGCCTCAATGGCACTGCTAGGGTTTACACTGCCACCAGATTCTGGTGAAAAGCTTTCGCTTG GAGtcacaattttattatcgctTACAGTCTTCCTAAACATGGTAGCGGAAACAATGCCGGCGACCTCTGATGCGGTGCCGCTGCTCGGTAAGTAG
- the LOC108024170 gene encoding neuronal acetylcholine receptor subunit alpha-7 isoform X3, protein MEKQSRSRLDNPFCSSQETNMSFPQPHTLPEAPANGGKMLVYGLGLLIMIPACTAGPHEKRLLHALLDNYNSLERPVVNESDPLQLSFGLTLMQIIDVDEKNQLLITNIWLKLEWNDMNLRWNSSEFGGVRDLRIPPHRLWKPDVLMYNSADEGFDGTYATNVVVRNNGSCLYVPPGIFKSTCKIDITWFPFDDQRCEMKFGSWTYDGFQLDLQLQDEAGGDISSFITNGEWDLLGVPGKRNEIYYNCCPEPYIDITFAILIRRKTLYYFFNLIVPCVLIASMALLGFTLPPDSGEKLSLGVTILLSLTVFLNMVAETMPATSDAVPLLGTYFNCIMFMVASSVVSTILILNYHHRNPDTHEMSEWTRTGWLRMSAAALIIGFI, encoded by the exons ATGGAGAAGCAATCACGTAGTCGGTTGGACAATCCATTCTGCTCCAGTCAGGAAACAAACATGAGCTTCCCACagccgcacacattgccgGAAGCCCCAGCTAACGGTGGTAAGATGCTGGTTTATGGCCTAGGACTTCTTATTATGATACCAG CTTGTACGGCTGGACCCCATGAAAAACGGTTGTTGCACGCCCTTCTGGACAACTACAACAGTTTAGAACGTCCGGTGGTCAACGAATCCGATCCATTGCAACTGAGCTTCGGACTAACACTCATGCAGATTATAGATGTG GACGAAAAAAATCAACTActaattacaaatatttggCTCAAATTG GAATGGAATGACATGAATCTTCGATGGAATTCCAGTGAATTTGGCGGTGTTCGTGATCTTCGAATTCCACCACATCGCTTATGGAAACCGGATGTTTTAATGTACAATAG TGCGGATGAGGGGTTTGATGGAACATATGCCACAAATGTAGTGGTGCGCAACAATGGAAGCTGTCTGTACGTACCTCCAGGGATATTCAAATCTACATGTAAGATCGATATTACGTGGTTTCCATTTGACGATCAAAGATGTGAGATGAAGTTTGGTTCATGGACCTACGATGGTTTTCAG TTGGACTTGCAATTACAAGACGAAGCAGGAGGAGATATTTCTAGCTTTATAACAAATGGCGAATGGGACTTGTTAG GTGTGCCCGGTAAACGAAATGAAATCTACTATAATTGCTGCCCAGAACCTTATATTGACATAACATTCGCCATTTTGATAAGACGCAAAACATTGTACTATTTTTTCAATCTGATTGTGCCGTGCGTACTGATTGCCTCAATGGCACTGCTAGGGTTTACACTGCCACCAGATTCTGGTGAAAAGCTTTCGCTTG GAGtcacaattttattatcgctTACAGTCTTCCTAAACATGGTAGCGGAAACAATGCCGGCGACCTCTGATGCGGTGCCGCTGCTCG GAACTTATTTCAATTGCATTATGTTTATGGTGGCCTCATCAGTTGTGTCAACCATACTTATCCTCAATTATCATCATAGAAATCCAGATACGCATGAAATGAGTGAAtgg ACCCGGACAGGTTGGCTACGAATGTCCGCCGCCGCCCTCATCATCGGGTTCATCTAA
- the LOC108024170 gene encoding neuronal acetylcholine receptor subunit alpha-7 isoform X6: MEKQSRSRLDNPFCSSQETNMSFPQPHTLPEAPANGGKMLVYGLGLLIMIPACTAGPHEKRLLHALLDNYNSLERPVVNESDPLQLSFGLTLMQIIDVDEKNQLLITNIWLKLEWNDMNLRWNSSEFGGVRDLRIPPHRLWKPDVLMYNSADEGFDGTYATNVVVRNNGSCLYVPPGIFKSTCKIDITWFPFDDQRCEMKFGSWTYDGFQLDLQLQDEAGGDISSFITNGEWDLLGVPGKRNEIYYNCCPEPYIDITFAILIRRKTLYYFFNLIVPCVLIASMALLGFTLPPDSGEKLSLGVTILLSLTVFLNMVAETMPATSDAVPLLVLLFKKSLI; the protein is encoded by the exons ATGGAGAAGCAATCACGTAGTCGGTTGGACAATCCATTCTGCTCCAGTCAGGAAACAAACATGAGCTTCCCACagccgcacacattgccgGAAGCCCCAGCTAACGGTGGTAAGATGCTGGTTTATGGCCTAGGACTTCTTATTATGATACCAG CTTGTACGGCTGGACCCCATGAAAAACGGTTGTTGCACGCCCTTCTGGACAACTACAACAGTTTAGAACGTCCGGTGGTCAACGAATCCGATCCATTGCAACTGAGCTTCGGACTAACACTCATGCAGATTATAGATGTG GACGAAAAAAATCAACTActaattacaaatatttggCTCAAATTG GAATGGAATGACATGAATCTTCGATGGAATTCCAGTGAATTTGGCGGTGTTCGTGATCTTCGAATTCCACCACATCGCTTATGGAAACCGGATGTTTTAATGTACAATAG TGCGGATGAGGGGTTTGATGGAACATATGCCACAAATGTAGTGGTGCGCAACAATGGAAGCTGTCTGTACGTACCTCCAGGGATATTCAAATCTACATGTAAGATCGATATTACGTGGTTTCCATTTGACGATCAAAGATGTGAGATGAAGTTTGGTTCATGGACCTACGATGGTTTTCAG TTGGACTTGCAATTACAAGACGAAGCAGGAGGAGATATTTCTAGCTTTATAACAAATGGCGAATGGGACTTGTTAG GTGTGCCCGGTAAACGAAATGAAATCTACTATAATTGCTGCCCAGAACCTTATATTGACATAACATTCGCCATTTTGATAAGACGCAAAACATTGTACTATTTTTTCAATCTGATTGTGCCGTGCGTACTGATTGCCTCAATGGCACTGCTAGGGTTTACACTGCCACCAGATTCTGGTGAAAAGCTTTCGCTTG GAGtcacaattttattatcgctTACAGTCTTCCTAAACATGGTAGCGGAAACAATGCCGGCGACCTCTGATGCGGTGCCGCTGCTCG ttttactcTTTAAAAAATCGTTGATATAA
- the LOC108024170 gene encoding neuronal acetylcholine receptor subunit alpha-7 isoform X4 → MEKQSRSRLDNPFCSSQETNMSFPQPHTLPEAPANGGKMLVYGLGLLIMIPACTAGPHEKRLLHALLDNYNSLERPVVNESDPLQLSFGLTLMQIIDVDEKNQLLITNIWLKLEWNDMNLRWNSSEFGGVRDLRIPPHRLWKPDVLMYNSADEGFDGTYATNVVVRNNGSCLYVPPGIFKSTCKIDITWFPFDDQRCEMKFGSWTYDGFQLDLQLQDEAGGDISSFITNGEWDLLGVPGKRNEIYYNCCPEPYIDITFAILIRRKTLYYFFNLIVPCVLIASMALLGFTLPPDSGEKLSLGVTILLSLTVFLNMVAETMPATSDAVPLLGTYFNCIMFMVASSVVSTILILNYHHRNPDTHEMSEWVIFLYSN, encoded by the exons ATGGAGAAGCAATCACGTAGTCGGTTGGACAATCCATTCTGCTCCAGTCAGGAAACAAACATGAGCTTCCCACagccgcacacattgccgGAAGCCCCAGCTAACGGTGGTAAGATGCTGGTTTATGGCCTAGGACTTCTTATTATGATACCAG CTTGTACGGCTGGACCCCATGAAAAACGGTTGTTGCACGCCCTTCTGGACAACTACAACAGTTTAGAACGTCCGGTGGTCAACGAATCCGATCCATTGCAACTGAGCTTCGGACTAACACTCATGCAGATTATAGATGTG GACGAAAAAAATCAACTActaattacaaatatttggCTCAAATTG GAATGGAATGACATGAATCTTCGATGGAATTCCAGTGAATTTGGCGGTGTTCGTGATCTTCGAATTCCACCACATCGCTTATGGAAACCGGATGTTTTAATGTACAATAG TGCGGATGAGGGGTTTGATGGAACATATGCCACAAATGTAGTGGTGCGCAACAATGGAAGCTGTCTGTACGTACCTCCAGGGATATTCAAATCTACATGTAAGATCGATATTACGTGGTTTCCATTTGACGATCAAAGATGTGAGATGAAGTTTGGTTCATGGACCTACGATGGTTTTCAG TTGGACTTGCAATTACAAGACGAAGCAGGAGGAGATATTTCTAGCTTTATAACAAATGGCGAATGGGACTTGTTAG GTGTGCCCGGTAAACGAAATGAAATCTACTATAATTGCTGCCCAGAACCTTATATTGACATAACATTCGCCATTTTGATAAGACGCAAAACATTGTACTATTTTTTCAATCTGATTGTGCCGTGCGTACTGATTGCCTCAATGGCACTGCTAGGGTTTACACTGCCACCAGATTCTGGTGAAAAGCTTTCGCTTG GAGtcacaattttattatcgctTACAGTCTTCCTAAACATGGTAGCGGAAACAATGCCGGCGACCTCTGATGCGGTGCCGCTGCTCG GAACTTATTTCAATTGCATTATGTTTATGGTGGCCTCATCAGTTGTGTCAACCATACTTATCCTCAATTATCATCATAGAAATCCAGATACGCATGAAATGAGTGAAtgggtaatatttttatattcaaattaa
- the LOC108024170 gene encoding neuronal acetylcholine receptor subunit alpha-7 isoform X2, translating into MSFPQPHTLPEAPANGGKMLVYGLGLLIMIPACTAGPHEKRLLHALLDNYNSLERPVVNESDPLQLSFGLTLMQIIDVDEKNQLLITNIWLKLEWNDMNLRWNSSEFGGVRDLRIPPHRLWKPDVLMYNSADEGFDGTYATNVVVRNNGSCLYVPPGIFKSTCKIDITWFPFDDQRCEMKFGSWTYDGFQLDLQLQDEAGGDISSFITNGEWDLLGVPGKRNEIYYNCCPEPYIDITFAILIRRKTLYYFFNLIVPCVLIASMALLGFTLPPDSGEKLSLGVTILLSLTVFLNMVAETMPATSDAVPLLGTYFNCIMFMVASSVVSTILILNYHHRNPDTHEMSEWIRVIFLYWLPCILRMQRPGQVGYECPPPPSSSGSSNSGEKKQQIQNVELKERSSKSLLANVLDIDDDFRCNHRCASATLPHQPTYYRTMYRQGDDGSVGPVGPAGPVVDGRLHEAISHTCLTSSAEYELALILKELRWITEQLKKEDETSDITRDWKFAAMVVDRLCLIIFTLFTIIATLAVLFSAPHFIFP; encoded by the exons ATGAGCTTCCCACagccgcacacattgccgGAAGCCCCAGCTAACGGTGGTAAGATGCTGGTTTATGGCCTAGGACTTCTTATTATGATACCAG CTTGTACGGCTGGACCCCATGAAAAACGGTTGTTGCACGCCCTTCTGGACAACTACAACAGTTTAGAACGTCCGGTGGTCAACGAATCCGATCCATTGCAACTGAGCTTCGGACTAACACTCATGCAGATTATAGATGTG GACGAAAAAAATCAACTActaattacaaatatttggCTCAAATTG GAATGGAATGACATGAATCTTCGATGGAATTCCAGTGAATTTGGCGGTGTTCGTGATCTTCGAATTCCACCACATCGCTTATGGAAACCGGATGTTTTAATGTACAATAG TGCGGATGAGGGGTTTGATGGAACATATGCCACAAATGTAGTGGTGCGCAACAATGGAAGCTGTCTGTACGTACCTCCAGGGATATTCAAATCTACATGTAAGATCGATATTACGTGGTTTCCATTTGACGATCAAAGATGTGAGATGAAGTTTGGTTCATGGACCTACGATGGTTTTCAG TTGGACTTGCAATTACAAGACGAAGCAGGAGGAGATATTTCTAGCTTTATAACAAATGGCGAATGGGACTTGTTAG GTGTGCCCGGTAAACGAAATGAAATCTACTATAATTGCTGCCCAGAACCTTATATTGACATAACATTCGCCATTTTGATAAGACGCAAAACATTGTACTATTTTTTCAATCTGATTGTGCCGTGCGTACTGATTGCCTCAATGGCACTGCTAGGGTTTACACTGCCACCAGATTCTGGTGAAAAGCTTTCGCTTG GAGtcacaattttattatcgctTACAGTCTTCCTAAACATGGTAGCGGAAACAATGCCGGCGACCTCTGATGCGGTGCCGCTGCTCG GAACTTATTTCAATTGCATTATGTTTATGGTGGCCTCATCAGTTGTGTCAACCATACTTATCCTCAATTATCATCATAGAAATCCAGATACGCATGAAATGAGTGAAtgg ataAGAGTAATATTCCTTTATTGGTTACCTTGCATATTGCGCATGCAAAGACCCGGACAGGTTGGCTACGAATGTCCGCCGCCGCCCTCATCATCGGGTTCATCTAATTCTGGCGAGAAAAAGCAACAGATACAAAATGTTGAGCTCAAGGAGAG ATCCTCCAAGTCTCTGTTGGCCAACGTTCTCGATATAGACGATGATTTCCGATGCAATCATCGGTGTGCCAGTGCGACTTTGCCTCACCAGCCTACTTATTACAGGACGATGTACAG GCAAGGGGACGACGGCAGCGTGGGACCAGTGGGTCCAGCTGGCCCCGTGGTCGACGGGCGTTTGCACGAAGCCATTTCACACACCTGTCTGACCTCATCTGCTGAATACGAACTGGCGCTGATCCTTAAGGAACTGCGTTGGATAACGGAGCAG CTAAAAAAAGAAGACGAGACAAGCGACATAACACGAGATTGGAAGTTTGCAGCCATGGTCGTCGATCGTTTGTGCCTTATTATTTTCACTTTATTTACTATAATCGCAACCCTTGCTGTACTATTTTCAGCACCACATTTCATT TTCCCGTAA
- the LOC108024170 gene encoding neuronal acetylcholine receptor subunit alpha-7 isoform X1: MEKQSRSRLDNPFCSSQETNMSFPQPHTLPEAPANGGKMLVYGLGLLIMIPACTAGPHEKRLLHALLDNYNSLERPVVNESDPLQLSFGLTLMQIIDVDEKNQLLITNIWLKLEWNDMNLRWNSSEFGGVRDLRIPPHRLWKPDVLMYNSADEGFDGTYATNVVVRNNGSCLYVPPGIFKSTCKIDITWFPFDDQRCEMKFGSWTYDGFQLDLQLQDEAGGDISSFITNGEWDLLGVPGKRNEIYYNCCPEPYIDITFAILIRRKTLYYFFNLIVPCVLIASMALLGFTLPPDSGEKLSLGVTILLSLTVFLNMVAETMPATSDAVPLLGTYFNCIMFMVASSVVSTILILNYHHRNPDTHEMSEWIRVIFLYWLPCILRMQRPGQVGYECPPPPSSSGSSNSGEKKQQIQNVELKERSSKSLLANVLDIDDDFRCNHRCASATLPHQPTYYRTMYRQGDDGSVGPVGPAGPVVDGRLHEAISHTCLTSSAEYELALILKELRWITEQLKKEDETSDITRDWKFAAMVVDRLCLIIFTLFTIIATLAVLFSAPHFIFP, from the exons ATGGAGAAGCAATCACGTAGTCGGTTGGACAATCCATTCTGCTCCAGTCAGGAAACAAACATGAGCTTCCCACagccgcacacattgccgGAAGCCCCAGCTAACGGTGGTAAGATGCTGGTTTATGGCCTAGGACTTCTTATTATGATACCAG CTTGTACGGCTGGACCCCATGAAAAACGGTTGTTGCACGCCCTTCTGGACAACTACAACAGTTTAGAACGTCCGGTGGTCAACGAATCCGATCCATTGCAACTGAGCTTCGGACTAACACTCATGCAGATTATAGATGTG GACGAAAAAAATCAACTActaattacaaatatttggCTCAAATTG GAATGGAATGACATGAATCTTCGATGGAATTCCAGTGAATTTGGCGGTGTTCGTGATCTTCGAATTCCACCACATCGCTTATGGAAACCGGATGTTTTAATGTACAATAG TGCGGATGAGGGGTTTGATGGAACATATGCCACAAATGTAGTGGTGCGCAACAATGGAAGCTGTCTGTACGTACCTCCAGGGATATTCAAATCTACATGTAAGATCGATATTACGTGGTTTCCATTTGACGATCAAAGATGTGAGATGAAGTTTGGTTCATGGACCTACGATGGTTTTCAG TTGGACTTGCAATTACAAGACGAAGCAGGAGGAGATATTTCTAGCTTTATAACAAATGGCGAATGGGACTTGTTAG GTGTGCCCGGTAAACGAAATGAAATCTACTATAATTGCTGCCCAGAACCTTATATTGACATAACATTCGCCATTTTGATAAGACGCAAAACATTGTACTATTTTTTCAATCTGATTGTGCCGTGCGTACTGATTGCCTCAATGGCACTGCTAGGGTTTACACTGCCACCAGATTCTGGTGAAAAGCTTTCGCTTG GAGtcacaattttattatcgctTACAGTCTTCCTAAACATGGTAGCGGAAACAATGCCGGCGACCTCTGATGCGGTGCCGCTGCTCG GAACTTATTTCAATTGCATTATGTTTATGGTGGCCTCATCAGTTGTGTCAACCATACTTATCCTCAATTATCATCATAGAAATCCAGATACGCATGAAATGAGTGAAtgg ataAGAGTAATATTCCTTTATTGGTTACCTTGCATATTGCGCATGCAAAGACCCGGACAGGTTGGCTACGAATGTCCGCCGCCGCCCTCATCATCGGGTTCATCTAATTCTGGCGAGAAAAAGCAACAGATACAAAATGTTGAGCTCAAGGAGAG ATCCTCCAAGTCTCTGTTGGCCAACGTTCTCGATATAGACGATGATTTCCGATGCAATCATCGGTGTGCCAGTGCGACTTTGCCTCACCAGCCTACTTATTACAGGACGATGTACAG GCAAGGGGACGACGGCAGCGTGGGACCAGTGGGTCCAGCTGGCCCCGTGGTCGACGGGCGTTTGCACGAAGCCATTTCACACACCTGTCTGACCTCATCTGCTGAATACGAACTGGCGCTGATCCTTAAGGAACTGCGTTGGATAACGGAGCAG CTAAAAAAAGAAGACGAGACAAGCGACATAACACGAGATTGGAAGTTTGCAGCCATGGTCGTCGATCGTTTGTGCCTTATTATTTTCACTTTATTTACTATAATCGCAACCCTTGCTGTACTATTTTCAGCACCACATTTCATT TTCCCGTAA